In Sphingobacterium zeae, one genomic interval encodes:
- a CDS encoding DUF2116 family Zn-ribbon domain-containing protein, giving the protein MSSVERACLECGKSIRGRSDKRFCDDACRNAYNNKLNSDQTNLVRNVNNILRKNRRILLDTLNGEGMVKIQREKLKRLGFDFKFHTHTFSNNKGQTYSFIYETGYLLLENDWVLIVQKKPL; this is encoded by the coding sequence ATGAGTTCTGTTGAGAGAGCTTGCCTTGAATGTGGCAAGAGTATACGTGGCCGTTCTGACAAGCGATTTTGTGATGATGCTTGTCGGAATGCCTATAATAATAAATTGAATAGCGACCAAACCAATTTGGTGCGTAACGTGAATAATATCCTGCGAAAAAACCGCCGGATATTGTTAGATACGTTGAACGGGGAGGGCATGGTGAAGATCCAACGGGAAAAGTTAAAGCGGTTGGGATTTGATTTTAAGTTTCATACACATACTTTTTCCAATAACAAGGGGCAGACCTATAGCTTTATTTACGAAACAGGCTATCTTTTGTTGGAGAATGATTGGGTATTGATTGTTCAAAAGAAACCGCTGTGA
- a CDS encoding single-stranded DNA-binding protein, whose product MSTLRNKVQLVGHLGNDPIIKTTSTGTNYSILRLATNDLFKNKAGEWVEEVQWHTLVVWGNQNTTIEKKCQRGTKLMVEGKLTYRNYENAEGLKQYVTEIKVDSFMILSDPNSAKEEPANLDGENEDDLPF is encoded by the coding sequence ATGAGTACATTACGTAACAAAGTACAGTTAGTGGGTCATCTTGGAAATGATCCGATCATCAAAACAACTTCCACAGGTACAAATTATTCCATATTACGTCTCGCCACTAATGATCTATTTAAGAACAAAGCCGGAGAATGGGTCGAGGAAGTCCAGTGGCATACACTCGTGGTATGGGGCAATCAAAATACGACCATAGAAAAGAAATGCCAACGCGGAACGAAGCTCATGGTTGAAGGTAAACTTACCTATCGTAACTATGAGAATGCAGAAGGATTAAAACAATATGTCACTGAAATTAAAGTGGATAGTTTCATGATTTTATCAGACCCTAACAGTGCTAAGGAAGAACCTGCTAACCTTGATGGTGAAAATGAAGATGATCTACCCTTCTGA
- a CDS encoding helix-turn-helix domain-containing protein, which yields MSHVGNNIKKLRKVKGMSQQAFGDVFNLTRGNISSYEEMRAEPKIEIVLKIANYFGIPVQHLIERNLSVNEILNFNDYFQANVPVIGNKRFLQIPFLEREVVLEASAHFSKFNELPIIEFPLQSRNRFIAIEFSDAIPAPSDFVVGSHVILFFEEVDLESLHTLDNAFGLYFSTQEFFIGKYSLADKEINLVLNAWKKVDFVLTEKGYFWKLYGKYERI from the coding sequence ATGAGTCACGTAGGAAACAACATTAAGAAATTAAGAAAAGTGAAAGGAATGAGCCAACAGGCTTTCGGGGATGTTTTTAATCTTACTAGAGGGAATATTTCTTCTTACGAAGAAATGCGTGCAGAGCCGAAAATTGAAATAGTTCTAAAAATTGCAAATTATTTTGGCATTCCTGTGCAGCACCTCATTGAAAGGAATCTTTCTGTCAATGAAATTCTCAATTTCAATGATTATTTTCAAGCTAATGTACCGGTGATCGGGAATAAGAGGTTTTTGCAAATCCCTTTTTTGGAAAGGGAAGTTGTTCTTGAAGCGAGCGCTCATTTCTCAAAATTCAACGAACTTCCGATCATTGAATTTCCTTTGCAAAGTCGCAATAGATTTATAGCTATCGAATTTTCGGATGCTATTCCCGCGCCGAGCGATTTCGTAGTGGGCTCGCATGTAATTTTGTTTTTCGAAGAGGTCGATCTCGAAAGTTTGCATACCCTGGACAACGCTTTTGGTTTATACTTCTCCACTCAGGAATTTTTTATTGGGAAATATAGTTTAGCGGATAAGGAAATTAATCTGGTTCTAAATGCTTGGAAGAAAGTTGATTTTGTATTGACTGAAAAAGGATATTTTTGGAAGTTATACGGTAAATATGAGCGTATCTGA
- a CDS encoding YbjN domain-containing protein, translating to MYFSKIENYIANIGYTITHKDKKEGVFVIENEDDGIRNLIVGVAQPIVIFEQYLFTISNENIDMFKSLLIKNRDIIHGGFALTEDGTKVIFRYTLQIHNLDQNEFDAAINSLSLLMSEYYNQLISFSKL from the coding sequence ATGTACTTCTCAAAAATTGAAAATTATATCGCCAATATTGGTTATACCATTACTCATAAGGATAAAAAAGAGGGGGTTTTTGTCATCGAAAATGAAGATGATGGAATTCGTAACCTCATCGTAGGCGTTGCACAACCCATCGTTATTTTTGAGCAATACCTTTTTACCATAAGCAATGAGAACATCGATATGTTCAAATCATTATTGATAAAAAATAGAGATATTATCCACGGCGGTTTTGCATTGACGGAAGACGGCACCAAAGTTATATTTCGATATACGTTACAAATACATAATCTCGACCAGAATGAGTTTGATGCTGCCATCAATTCGCTGAGTCTTTTAATGAGTGAATATTATAATCAGTTAATAAGTTTTTCAAAATTATAG
- a CDS encoding PspA/IM30 family protein: protein MNIFKRIFRIGQAEIHAVVDKMEDPIKMTEQGIREMKEDLEQSLEAYAKVKALAIRTQNNCEKKKEEANEFENKAILLLQKAQKGELTTEKAEGLAKEALLLKKQLLIEAGELEKQAVIHQSSADELHKNVDILKFNISKWESELSTLKARVKVSNAAKMVNKQLANIDSNSTISMLERMKEKVEEDEALAKAHGEIATSNKSKIDEINENLGGSNSVNNELEELKRKLNGDAEI from the coding sequence ATGAATATTTTTAAGAGAATTTTCAGAATCGGTCAAGCAGAGATTCACGCAGTCGTGGATAAAATGGAAGACCCTATCAAGATGACGGAACAAGGTATCCGTGAGATGAAAGAAGACCTAGAGCAATCGTTGGAAGCTTACGCAAAAGTAAAAGCGTTAGCTATACGTACGCAAAATAATTGTGAGAAGAAAAAAGAAGAGGCTAATGAATTTGAAAACAAAGCTATTCTATTACTGCAAAAAGCACAAAAGGGAGAGCTGACAACAGAAAAGGCAGAAGGTTTGGCAAAAGAGGCATTACTTCTGAAAAAACAGTTACTAATCGAAGCTGGAGAGTTAGAAAAGCAAGCAGTGATTCATCAAAGTTCAGCAGACGAGCTCCACAAAAATGTAGATATTCTAAAATTCAACATATCGAAGTGGGAAAGTGAACTTTCAACTTTAAAAGCACGTGTCAAAGTTTCCAATGCAGCCAAAATGGTCAACAAACAGCTCGCTAATATCGATTCTAACAGTACAATTTCCATGTTGGAGCGCATGAAAGAAAAGGTCGAAGAAGATGAAGCCTTGGCCAAAGCACATGGTGAAATCGCAACGAGCAACAAAAGCAAGATAGATGAGATCAATGAGAACCTCGGTGGTTCTAACTCCGTCAACAATGAATTGGAAGAGTTAAAACGAAAATTAAATGGCGATGCGGAGATTTGA
- a CDS encoding DUF4177 domain-containing protein, with translation MRRFEYKTVKIEPKGFWGTKLDPDKIDEILNDLGNQGWELVAMQDLEVNGHSWSFHYTFKRERI, from the coding sequence ATGCGGAGATTTGAGTATAAAACAGTCAAAATCGAGCCCAAAGGTTTCTGGGGAACCAAATTGGATCCAGACAAAATCGACGAGATCCTGAATGATCTAGGTAATCAGGGCTGGGAATTAGTTGCGATGCAAGACTTGGAGGTCAATGGTCACTCTTGGTCGTTTCATTACACGTTCAAACGAGAAAGAATTTAA
- a CDS encoding OB-fold-containig protein, translated as MTELINILFNPLSNGIMTVLTGLSVVYWLFMFLMGDGVNLFDADADVDLHPTPDVSDVDGSHDIDADGSDHPHQHTNSYTHSEPGFFAKAMDYINVGKVPIMLIVTMFKFIGWVITIVSSLFIDVASWGIKSVLILIPVFIVTFFFMHFLTKPLARMFKNIGYNGEESHDFLGRMGKMRASIEGKKIGSAEFIIQQDPIRLNVVSHNGEKIGYGDDIIIVDESKDKKYYYVTKEITIDNI; from the coding sequence ATGACAGAATTAATCAATATCTTATTTAATCCATTATCTAATGGAATTATGACAGTACTAACAGGCCTGTCTGTAGTGTATTGGTTATTTATGTTTCTGATGGGTGACGGAGTGAATTTATTTGATGCAGATGCAGATGTGGATTTACACCCTACCCCCGACGTCAGCGACGTAGATGGTTCACATGATATTGATGCCGACGGGTCCGATCACCCACACCAGCATACAAACTCCTATACACATTCCGAACCGGGCTTTTTTGCGAAAGCCATGGATTATATCAACGTTGGTAAAGTACCGATTATGCTTATTGTAACCATGTTTAAGTTCATTGGCTGGGTGATCACCATTGTATCCTCATTATTTATTGATGTCGCTTCCTGGGGGATAAAATCTGTATTGATCCTAATTCCTGTTTTCATCGTTACGTTTTTCTTTATGCATTTTCTGACCAAACCTTTAGCAAGAATGTTCAAGAATATTGGCTACAATGGCGAAGAAAGCCATGATTTCCTTGGTCGCATGGGCAAAATGCGCGCAAGCATTGAAGGTAAAAAAATTGGTTCTGCTGAATTTATCATCCAGCAGGATCCAATTCGTCTCAATGTCGTGAGCCATAATGGCGAAAAGATTGGTTATGGGGATGATATCATTATCGTGGACGAATCCAAGGACAAGAAATATTATTATGTCACTAAGGAAATCACCATAGACAATATTTAA
- a CDS encoding flotillin family protein, which yields MLYQPLLFLSGLNGIILLIVGLAVFLIFAFFVVLSAFYKKIPQGKAIVRTGVGGTKVAFNKGMYVVPVFHKMEIMDISIKKIEIARMQGEGLICKDNIRADIKVAFFVRVNKNVDDVINVAQNLGCDRASEPETLKSIFESKFSEALKTVGKKFDFIELYEARREFRDEILDIIGTDLNGYILDDCAIDYLEQTDIEHLNPSNILDSEGIKKITELTAKQNINANFIRRDEEKLIKKQNVEAREAILELDRQLAEKEEKQKREIDNIKAREEAEIAKVREEERLKYESVRISTEEQLAVQEENKLRQIIIAEKNKQRTDAVEAERVEKDRALEQTERERIVTLAQIDKERSIETEKKSIQGVIKERVQLEKGVIEEQQGVRDIEVFREVERKKQAGVIAASQEAEEKLISTVKAAEAAKIAAEQEAEKKVIDAEAARKIAEKRAQELLIDAEAKKEASLKEAESRKIIAEAQAKEEAALGLSEAEVMVAKAEAEEKQGTVEATVIEKKAEAMRKEGLAQAEVVREKALAEAKGIEEKAEAMKKLDGVGKDHEEFKLQLQKERDIELAQINIQKDIAQAQAGVLSEALKTAKIDIVGGETMFFENIVRQVSNSKGFDHLIDNSKHATDIKNSLLGPDGKGDLAEKVRGLADKYGISSNDIKNLTVSAALIKLQQAATDAESGEDEGFINSLFGLAKNLGISNKKLS from the coding sequence ATGCTATATCAACCTCTTTTATTTTTAAGCGGCTTAAACGGAATTATATTGCTGATTGTCGGTTTAGCTGTCTTTTTAATCTTTGCTTTTTTTGTTGTACTAAGTGCCTTCTATAAAAAAATTCCGCAAGGAAAGGCGATTGTCAGGACAGGTGTCGGCGGCACGAAAGTTGCCTTCAACAAGGGTATGTACGTGGTCCCTGTTTTCCACAAGATGGAGATCATGGACATCTCCATCAAAAAAATTGAGATTGCCCGTATGCAAGGCGAAGGACTAATCTGTAAAGACAATATCCGTGCTGATATTAAGGTGGCCTTTTTTGTCCGTGTCAACAAAAATGTGGACGATGTGATCAATGTTGCCCAGAATCTGGGTTGTGACCGTGCCAGCGAACCAGAAACTTTAAAAAGCATTTTTGAATCCAAATTTTCTGAAGCACTCAAGACTGTAGGTAAGAAATTTGATTTCATCGAATTGTATGAAGCCCGTCGTGAGTTTCGCGATGAAATCCTCGACATCATTGGCACAGACCTGAACGGTTATATCCTTGATGACTGTGCAATTGACTATCTGGAGCAGACAGATATCGAACATTTAAATCCCAGCAATATCCTGGATAGTGAAGGTATCAAGAAGATTACCGAGCTGACTGCAAAACAAAATATCAACGCCAACTTTATCCGTCGAGATGAAGAGAAACTGATCAAAAAGCAGAACGTTGAAGCGCGCGAAGCGATTTTAGAATTGGATCGTCAGCTTGCTGAAAAAGAAGAAAAGCAAAAGCGTGAAATTGATAATATCAAAGCCCGTGAAGAAGCGGAGATCGCAAAAGTACGTGAAGAAGAGCGCCTAAAATATGAAAGCGTCCGCATTTCGACCGAAGAGCAATTGGCCGTCCAAGAAGAAAATAAGCTGCGTCAGATTATCATTGCCGAGAAAAACAAACAACGTACAGATGCTGTGGAAGCCGAACGCGTAGAGAAAGACCGCGCATTGGAACAGACCGAACGGGAGCGTATTGTTACCTTGGCCCAGATTGACAAAGAGCGTTCGATTGAGACCGAAAAGAAAAGCATCCAAGGAGTCATCAAAGAGCGTGTCCAATTGGAAAAAGGCGTTATCGAAGAGCAACAAGGTGTTAGAGATATTGAAGTATTCCGTGAAGTAGAGCGTAAGAAACAAGCAGGTGTTATCGCGGCATCACAAGAAGCGGAAGAGAAATTAATTTCTACAGTCAAAGCCGCTGAAGCAGCAAAAATTGCGGCAGAACAAGAAGCTGAGAAAAAAGTGATCGACGCTGAAGCTGCACGTAAGATCGCAGAAAAACGTGCACAGGAATTATTGATTGATGCAGAAGCGAAAAAAGAAGCATCACTCAAAGAGGCCGAAAGCCGTAAGATTATCGCAGAAGCACAAGCGAAAGAAGAAGCCGCATTAGGTTTGTCAGAAGCCGAAGTAATGGTTGCAAAAGCGGAAGCCGAAGAAAAACAAGGTACAGTAGAAGCCACCGTCATTGAGAAGAAAGCGGAAGCGATGCGCAAAGAAGGTTTAGCACAGGCAGAAGTTGTACGCGAAAAAGCACTTGCCGAAGCGAAAGGTATCGAAGAGAAAGCCGAGGCCATGAAAAAACTGGACGGTGTAGGTAAAGACCACGAAGAGTTCAAATTACAGTTACAGAAAGAACGTGACATCGAACTTGCACAGATCAACATCCAAAAAGATATTGCACAAGCACAGGCAGGTGTATTGTCCGAAGCGCTTAAAACAGCGAAGATTGACATCGTCGGCGGTGAAACCATGTTCTTCGAAAACATTGTACGTCAGGTGTCAAATTCAAAAGGTTTTGACCATCTGATCGACAATTCGAAACATGCGACTGATATCAAGAATTCACTATTGGGCCCAGACGGAAAAGGTGACCTTGCTGAAAAAGTACGCGGACTCGCAGATAAATATGGGATCTCATCCAATGATATCAAGAACTTAACAGTTTCTGCGGCGTTGATCAAATTGCAACAGGCAGCCACAGATGCCGAAAGCGGTGAAGATGAAGGTTTTATCAACTCCTTATTTGGACTAGCAAAAAACTTAGGCATTTCCAATAAGAAGCTGTCTTAA
- a CDS encoding DNA repair ATPase has product MPEENVINQNDSLDQGAYEIIRKRLLTQKEELATKLQQLNEARKEVFNSTSFVLKANQRITTENNCVARGILALDNQCIFGYNVHFGLRTEIKLEDVFSVYAFENNQFIPQSLDLINDQNFISDYQNLYKYYRDSIFSKFRRTENYLYMIFQTSKNPADLKAFKWLIKDGKLQYQDDRSIHEVKLPNQFEFDWTKTTLEDRRLGKHPHISIMDKIFIEAINGDITFKIENNTDSGKGIYSEKVVNADQQLDDADYYYADLGNLIAVRIKPYQEDFRAFVYNQRTKEVVNLKSLNESAILLPDNQGIVFSNGYYLQNGTHKVFDAQFEQVSFLRRIASPNGEDFLYIFCQEETNTYILLSYNIIQQHVETPIICNGFTLFKDGSLIYFRTEAEATRHHQVQIWETPYMTVLKENEQKKDDPIYKVGNKQIVQAMAEAQEVIQLINKEDSYEGLYEDILKKSTVLLDSYFWIKDDALSNLGQPLTQIKEVANTAIDEFVKVQAQRKHAAELNIAAEKKMEELTFSINSTVVDKLDQLVHQLADSRRLQGEIIDLKNVKYIDTVRIDSLLEKLQSITSELAEKTIAFLLRDEALLPYEQKVEQQKKNVEAIVKVYDAKAIEEANSAISSELELLIDILNSLKIDDSTQTTKIIEKISVIFSSLNEVRAQLTRKLNSLKSTEAIAEFSAQLTLLEQSVTNYLELSTTTEKVDEYYTKVIVQLEELESKFSEFEDFALKIADKRDEVIKAFNSRREQIVEQINKRTSSLEQIGLRVLKNIENKSKTFATREEILSFFASDLMIDKIRQLVQELKTLQDVSKAENLENLLKKSQEDALRVLRDKNDLFVDGQNIIALGKHKFAVNNQSLSLTLLRRNDELYFHLTGTSFYQKVQAEEINSFQDIWDQELVSENKEVYRAEYLAYKAFVASKGQQNFDAPLFITQTVEQSYSEGYVKGVHNVDALLIYDTIKQLDTKLDLLRYDPLLRTMAQLFWQSLSDDQRTKQRALIHSTYTILKTFPTSNRYQSVIDELTKLFNAWETHLDRSSIHGPELATYLFQTFTSYNTFVVSEQSDELKKAFVRLLESKKSYKLFEADIQNEQFSLVDRFYLTLNWLNSFVDEHPECLTLRKYSEEAAIMLLYPTHEYHLIIAKDQAHISGLKGNHAILNNGEEHIQYHEFLARLAQFSAYNVPRFVAFSTLKEQLAKSYAKELKIGEFEPKVLTSFVRNKLINEVYFPLIGNNLAKQLGAAGDNKRTARMGMLLLISPPGYGKTTLMEYLAKTMGLHFVKINGPTIGHSITSIDPIEAKTSGEREELKKINLAFEMADNVMLYLDDIQHLNPEFLQKFISLADGQRKIDGIFEGESKTYDLRGKRFCIVMAGNPYTESGSKFQIPDMLANRADVYNLGDVIGDTEALFNLSLIENAAIENSYLEKIASKSFNDFYALVNYAQSVIDQLPNLEGNYLKQDIDDFIAVLRHVLKIRNVVIKVNQNYIQSAAMQDNYRTEPPFKMQGSYRNMSKLVAQVVPMMNEQEIDQVLLAHYESESQTLTADTESNLLKLKELAGLLNPVEQERWEAIKEIFRKNNKHGGLAKDDKVFGQLLDFNENLEGIIQAIREYKN; this is encoded by the coding sequence ATGCCAGAAGAAAACGTAATTAATCAGAACGATAGCCTTGACCAAGGTGCATATGAGATTATCCGAAAGCGACTTCTTACACAAAAAGAAGAACTAGCGACCAAGCTCCAGCAGCTGAATGAGGCCCGTAAAGAAGTGTTCAATTCAACGAGCTTTGTCCTCAAAGCCAATCAACGGATCACCACAGAAAACAACTGTGTTGCCCGCGGTATTCTGGCCTTGGATAATCAATGTATTTTTGGGTATAACGTGCATTTTGGACTGCGTACCGAGATCAAGCTGGAAGATGTTTTCAGTGTTTATGCATTTGAGAATAATCAATTTATTCCGCAGTCCCTCGACCTGATCAACGATCAAAATTTCATCTCAGATTATCAAAATCTATACAAATACTATAGGGACTCCATATTTTCCAAATTTCGTAGGACGGAGAACTATTTGTATATGATCTTTCAGACCAGCAAAAATCCCGCTGACCTTAAAGCATTCAAATGGCTAATCAAAGATGGTAAGCTCCAGTATCAGGATGACCGCAGCATCCACGAAGTCAAATTGCCCAACCAATTTGAATTTGACTGGACAAAAACCACGCTTGAAGACCGTCGGCTCGGTAAGCATCCCCATATATCCATTATGGATAAGATCTTTATCGAAGCAATCAATGGCGACATCACCTTCAAGATCGAAAACAACACAGACAGCGGCAAAGGGATCTATTCCGAAAAAGTGGTCAATGCAGACCAACAACTGGATGATGCCGATTATTACTATGCTGATCTTGGCAATCTTATCGCAGTTCGTATCAAGCCTTATCAGGAAGATTTTAGGGCCTTTGTCTATAACCAACGGACAAAGGAAGTCGTCAACCTCAAATCACTGAATGAATCAGCCATATTATTACCGGACAATCAAGGGATTGTTTTTTCCAATGGATACTATTTACAAAATGGCACACACAAGGTTTTTGACGCCCAATTTGAACAGGTATCGTTCCTCCGTAGGATAGCCTCCCCCAATGGTGAAGATTTTCTGTATATATTCTGTCAGGAGGAAACCAATACCTATATCCTACTGTCATATAACATCATCCAACAGCATGTCGAGACCCCGATTATCTGCAACGGATTTACCCTGTTCAAAGATGGTAGTTTAATTTATTTCCGTACCGAGGCGGAGGCCACCAGACATCATCAGGTGCAGATCTGGGAAACACCTTACATGACCGTGCTCAAAGAGAACGAACAGAAAAAAGATGACCCGATCTATAAGGTCGGAAATAAGCAGATCGTACAGGCGATGGCCGAGGCACAGGAAGTCATACAGCTCATCAACAAAGAGGACAGCTACGAAGGTTTATACGAAGATATCCTCAAAAAGTCCACTGTTTTATTGGATTCCTATTTTTGGATAAAGGATGACGCTTTATCAAATCTTGGCCAGCCATTAACACAGATCAAGGAAGTCGCCAATACCGCTATTGATGAGTTTGTCAAAGTACAGGCGCAACGCAAACATGCCGCAGAATTAAATATAGCAGCAGAAAAGAAGATGGAAGAACTCACCTTCTCCATCAATAGTACCGTTGTGGACAAACTCGATCAGCTCGTTCATCAATTGGCCGACTCCCGTCGCCTTCAGGGTGAAATCATCGACCTTAAAAATGTAAAATATATTGATACGGTCAGGATAGATAGTCTGTTGGAAAAATTGCAGAGCATCACCTCCGAACTGGCCGAAAAAACCATTGCTTTTCTCCTACGTGACGAGGCCCTGCTTCCTTACGAACAAAAGGTGGAACAGCAGAAGAAAAATGTGGAGGCCATAGTGAAGGTCTACGATGCCAAAGCGATTGAAGAAGCAAATTCGGCCATTTCAAGTGAACTGGAACTATTGATTGATATCCTCAATAGTCTAAAAATTGACGACTCCACGCAGACAACCAAAATCATTGAGAAGATTTCGGTTATTTTCTCCTCCTTAAATGAAGTCCGCGCACAGCTTACGCGAAAACTCAATTCATTAAAAAGTACGGAAGCAATAGCCGAATTTTCTGCACAGCTGACCCTGTTGGAGCAATCCGTGACCAACTACCTCGAACTGTCAACGACAACCGAAAAGGTAGACGAGTATTACACAAAAGTCATCGTTCAGCTGGAGGAGCTCGAAAGTAAGTTTTCTGAATTCGAAGATTTTGCCCTCAAGATCGCGGACAAACGTGATGAGGTGATCAAGGCTTTTAATTCACGCAGAGAACAAATCGTTGAACAGATCAACAAGCGTACGTCATCGCTCGAACAGATCGGTCTGCGTGTATTAAAGAACATTGAGAACAAATCCAAGACATTTGCAACACGGGAAGAGATCCTCAGCTTTTTTGCCTCGGACCTCATGATCGACAAGATCAGACAGTTGGTACAGGAGCTAAAAACACTACAGGATGTCTCAAAAGCAGAAAATCTTGAAAACCTATTAAAGAAATCACAGGAAGACGCTTTACGGGTTTTGCGCGATAAAAATGACCTCTTTGTGGACGGCCAAAATATCATCGCGCTGGGCAAGCATAAGTTTGCGGTCAACAACCAATCCCTTAGCCTTACCTTGCTACGCAGAAATGACGAACTGTATTTCCACCTGACTGGGACAAGTTTCTATCAAAAGGTGCAGGCCGAGGAAATCAACAGTTTTCAGGACATCTGGGATCAGGAACTTGTCTCTGAAAATAAGGAAGTCTATCGTGCAGAATACCTTGCATACAAAGCTTTCGTTGCGTCGAAAGGACAACAAAATTTTGATGCGCCGTTGTTTATTACACAGACCGTGGAGCAAAGTTATTCGGAAGGTTATGTCAAAGGAGTTCACAATGTGGATGCACTGTTGATTTATGACACTATCAAACAGCTGGATACCAAATTGGATCTGCTTCGCTACGATCCCCTATTGCGTACGATGGCTCAGCTATTTTGGCAATCCCTTTCAGATGATCAACGGACAAAGCAGCGGGCACTGATACATTCTACCTACACGATATTAAAAACGTTTCCAACTTCAAATCGTTACCAGTCTGTCATTGATGAACTGACCAAGTTATTCAATGCATGGGAGACACATTTGGATCGCTCCAGCATTCATGGTCCTGAGCTGGCTACTTACCTTTTTCAGACGTTTACGAGCTACAATACCTTTGTCGTCAGTGAACAGTCCGATGAACTGAAAAAGGCTTTTGTTCGATTGCTGGAATCCAAGAAAAGTTACAAGCTTTTTGAAGCGGATATTCAGAACGAACAATTTAGCTTGGTAGATCGCTTTTACCTGACCCTAAACTGGCTCAACTCCTTCGTTGATGAGCATCCGGAATGTCTTACACTACGCAAATATAGTGAAGAAGCAGCGATCATGTTGCTATATCCGACCCATGAATATCACCTGATCATCGCAAAGGACCAGGCGCATATCAGCGGATTAAAAGGCAATCATGCGATCCTGAACAATGGAGAAGAACATATCCAATATCATGAATTTTTAGCACGTCTCGCGCAATTCAGTGCGTATAATGTACCTCGTTTTGTGGCTTTCTCCACATTGAAAGAGCAGCTTGCGAAGTCCTATGCCAAAGAACTAAAGATCGGTGAGTTTGAGCCTAAAGTACTGACTTCCTTTGTACGTAATAAGCTGATCAACGAAGTTTACTTTCCATTGATCGGAAATAACCTAGCGAAACAGCTGGGAGCTGCAGGTGACAACAAGCGTACGGCCCGTATGGGCATGCTTCTGTTGATCTCGCCTCCGGGTTACGGTAAGACCACCTTAATGGAATATCTTGCCAAAACTATGGGTTTGCATTTTGTCAAAATCAATGGCCCAACCATTGGTCATTCGATTACATCCATTGACCCGATTGAAGCGAAAACATCCGGAGAACGGGAAGAGCTCAAAAAGATCAATCTTGCATTTGAGATGGCTGACAATGTCATGCTGTATTTGGACGATATCCAGCACTTAAATCCGGAGTTTTTACAGAAATTTATCTCTCTGGCCGATGGTCAACGTAAGATTGATGGTATTTTTGAGGGTGAGAGCAAGACCTATGACCTCCGTGGCAAGCGCTTTTGCATTGTGATGGCCGGAAACCCGTATACCGAGAGCGGCTCTAAGTTTCAGATTCCCGACATGCTTGCCAATCGGGCCGACGTGTACAACCTCGGCGATGTGATCGGTGATACCGAAGCATTATTCAACCTCAGTTTGATTGAAAATGCGGCGATTGAAAACAGTTACCTCGAGAAGATTGCAAGCAAGTCGTTTAATGACTTCTATGCCCTGGTCAACTATGCACAGTCTGTTATAGATCAATTGCCCAATTTAGAGGGAAACTATCTGAAACAGGATATTGATGACTTTATCGCTGTGCTACGGCATGTGCTAAAAATCAGAAATGTCGTGATCAAAGTGAATCAGAATTATATTCAGAGTGCAGCGATGCAGGATAATTACCGTACCGAACCGCCATTTAAAATGCAGGGATCGTATCGGAATATGAGCAAACTGGTTGCACAGGTGGTCCCTATGATGAATGAGCAAGAAATTGATCAGGTTCTCCTCGCACACTATGAGAGCGAATCGCAGACACTAACTGCGGACACTGAAAGTAACCTTTTAAAACTAAAAGAGCTTGCCGGACTACTGAACCCTGTCGAGCAGGAACGTTGGGAAGCCATCAAAGAAATCTTTCGCAAAAACAATAAACATGGAGGACTGGCCAAAGACGATAAAGTCTTCGGTCAGCTACTGGACTTCAATGAAAATCTGGAAGGTATCATTCAGGCAATCCGGGAGTATAAGAATTAA
- a CDS encoding DUF2683 family protein: protein MEAILLHPQNKEQLEAIKAIAKALKMKFETTTVEGSTYNPDFVKKIQNGRADVKNGKGTKIGIDDLWK, encoded by the coding sequence ATGGAAGCAATACTTTTACATCCGCAAAACAAAGAGCAACTTGAAGCAATCAAGGCAATTGCCAAAGCATTGAAAATGAAATTTGAGACTACCACTGTAGAAGGCAGTACCTATAATCCAGATTTTGTAAAAAAGATACAAAATGGCCGAGCTGATGTTAAGAACGGCAAAGGGACTAAAATCGGCATTGATGATCTATGGAAATAA